The window TAAGTCCCCTAAAACCATTGATGGCACTTACAACCCAGTGACAGCCCATCTGAAGCGATGTAAAACCGATGGGCTGGAAGATCCAGCTAAATTCCGTATGGAGTTGCTACAAACCACAACCACAGGACAAGCGCGGCGCACTTTGATGCAATTAGCAGCAGTGGTGGACTGGGGATTAGAGCACGATCGCATCCCCACCAGAAAGAACCAATTCAGAACAATGTATCGGGAGTTGCCCAAAGCTAAAGCCCCCCCAGTTGTAGCCTTTAGCTCGGAAGAAATGGAGCAAATTATCCAGGCATTCAAAACTCATCAGGGGAGCGGGATGAATTACCAATGCTATGCTCCTTTTGTTGAATTTTTGCTGCGGTCTGGTTGCCGTACCTGTGAGGCGATTGGTCTGAGATGGGGAAGTGTAACTCCAGATTGCGCCAAAATCCATTTCCATGAATCGATTGTGGAGGTGTCGGGGAAACTGGTACGACGGCGTGAAACCAAAACGGATGAGGAGCGGTGGTTTTCATGCCCTCCCAAGTTACAGCATTTACTTCAGAACGTCCGTCCAGAAAATCCGGCTTCAGATGCTTTAGTGTTCTCCAGTCCCAAGGGGGGCGCGATCGGGCTGAGCAACTTTAATGATCGAGCATGGAAGACAATTCTGACTCAGTTGGGACTGTATGAAAAGGATGGCCGCAAGATGACACTCTACAGCACCCGGAGAACGTGGATTACGGCTCAAGCAGTCGCGGGGAATAGTAGCGATCGCATTGCGGCATGGGCGGGGAATAGTGCCCAAGTGATTGAGAGCCGATACATGGACAAGCTGAAGCTGCAAAACTTGAAACCCAGTGATATTTGAGCAGGGAGGTTGTGATGAGTGAAATTTGGCTACCACCTAGATTTGAAAAGTCCATAATGAGTCCATATCTGCTGCTCCCTCGCCTTCCGATATGGCCTTTGGGCATTCATCCATTTGGCATGGCTCTAACAATGATTTCTCATCCCGCAGATTACCCCTCTGATCCCTTCTATCAAACAGAATTTGGGAATTGTTGGATTGTTTATTTGAACTATATATGTCACGAGTGCTGTCGGCGTTTTCCTGGGTCTAATAGCCCTCATTTCGTACTTTCAAATAAAGGCAAAACAAAATCCTTATGGAAATGTGTAGATAAAGAAGCTCGTCTCTGGCTTTCAGTTTGGGCAATTCTGGAGCAGATGAAACCTCTAAATTGTCTTTGGAATAAGAGTGCCGTAATCTTTACTTACATTGTTAGGGAATGCCAACTAGTTACTCCATACTTTATCCGAAGCTCTCAGGGTAAGGTGGCTGCTTCAAATTTGTTTCGTGAGGTTCAACCATCTATCAACAAAGCCTTACAGAAGTTGGAAAATCCGTTTGACCAAAAGATTGCTCCTCATACTTTTCAGTTTATTGACATCGCAATTCGACTGGCTGCTGGAGAAGGTTGCCACAGTAGCGATATCCGAACGGAAAACTATTCAATTACCTTCCAGAAACAGTTTTTCAATCAGATGGTGCATGACAGAAAGACTTTGATTGCAGAGCTTCGATCCCAAAATCCAGCCTTAATTACCCCGGAAGGGATAAAGCAGCAAGGTCGCAGGACAGATCTGCAACAAAAATCCAGGAAGAAAAAAAAGCTGAGTTCTGAAACCCTCTCCAGGCAAGGTTTACAGCCCGAAGTTGAATTTCTCTGGAACTCTAAAAACCCTAGATATAGTGTTGATAGAGTTCCTGAGACACTATTAGAGATGGTTACTAGCGAGTTCGTCAAGAAGCGGGAAGCCGCCCTGGCTGTTGGGTTAAGCCCCCATACATTGAAGAAATATCGACAGACAGGTGTACTAGTTGAGGCCATTCATTATCAGCGGATCGGTAGTCGGACAGTTTTATATAACCTACCCCTGCTTCTTGATCGCATTCGGAATTGGAATGATGAGCAGGCGCATCAACGGGCAGTTGAAACTTATCTCCACTCCTTACCCTCCAACCAGCCGAAGCGGGGAAGGAAGGCTGGGTAATGGGCAATCGAGAGTTGGCAACTGTCCACTTGACAGAATTAGGCTACAAACCAGGGGAAACAGTTTTTCTTCGATTTTTCCTTGACAAGAGCAACCCTCAAAAGGCTGACGACCAAGGTCGCAAGGCAGAAGGCGTATTTCCTGATCTGCCTTGGCAACTGATTGAAACCTACCAAGCCCAAAGCTACGGTGTCTATTTTGTTGTTAACGCTGGTGGCCAAACAGATCAGGATGTTCAGTGTTGTCGAGCGATTTTCTACGAACACGACAACCTAGATAAAGCTCTATCAGCCTCGATGCATAAAGAGCTTGAATTGCCGGAACCGACTATCCAGGTAGACACGGGCGGGAAGTCGGTTCATTCGTATTGGCTGCTGAAAGAACCTTGCCCTGTTCAAGATTGGCGGGCACTTCAGACCGACTTGCTGGAATTTGCGGATGGTGATCGCCAACTGAAAAACCCTAGCAGGGTCATGAGGCTAGCTGGCTTTATCCATCCTGGAACCGGACAGCAAGCCACAATCATCAATCAATCTGGGCAGCGGTACTCCATCGAGCAGTTGCGGGCAATTGTCCCTACTACCAAACAGTTGGTTTCAGTGGTGGCTGTGCCAGCCTCAACCACTGACGCGGAAATTCAGCGAGCTTTGGCTGCAATACCTCGGAGGATTGCGAACAGTGGAACTTACCACCTTTACCGCAATAGTCTATGGGGGTTGAAAGCTCACTATGGTGCAGAACAGGCGATCGCGATGATGGAAGCTCACAGCCCATCTAAAGAGTGTGGGTGGAATGTGGCTCAGGTTTGCCGTTCGGGTGGCGACAGGATTACCCTGGGGAGTTTGTTCTACCATGCTCAGCAGCACGGGTTTAAGTTTACAGGAAAGGCTGAGATTTCCCCGCATCAACAGGGGCAAGGCAAGCCTTCTCCCAGCAAGCAGTCAGAAAATGAACTAGAAATGGAAGATCCAGTTACAGCAGAGGACGTTCAAGCCATCCTGACTGAAACAGGTTCCCAACCCGATCTAGGTTTTATCCACCCCCACCTGCTGATTCCTTTGCTGCACCGGGCAAAGCTCCTGAATGTTCCTGTTGAATGTTTTGTCGGGGCAATATTGCCAGTAGCAGCAAGCCTTCTGAAGGTAGGAACCCAGCTTTGCTTATGGCAGGCAACCGACTGGTATGTCCCACCAATTCTCTGGACTGCCTTGGTTGGGGAGTCGGGTACGTTGAAATCCCCAGTGTGGGACACTGCAATGAACCCCCTATATGCTTTGCAGGCATTCTGGGATGTGCTACATCAGGCCGCAGTGGAGAAGTTTGAAGCTGAACTGGAGGCCTGGGAAAAATCCAAGAAGGAAGATCGCGGTAAAAAGCCGAAAGCCCCAGCAGCTAGAGAGCTTTACTTCCAGGATGCAACGTTAGAAGCGATCGCCCAATCTGTCTCGACCTATCCAGAAAACGGAACGGTTTGCTCGGTTGATGAACTGACCCAATTCTCTAAAGGGTTTGATGCCTATCGCAATGGTCGGGGCGGAGATCGGGCAAAGTGGTTGTCGGCTTATGACGGGAAGGGCTTGAAAGTGAACCGCAAAGGGGGAACCCGCATCAGCCTTCAGAGATCATCTATTTCCTTGAGTGGCGGCATTCAGCCAGCCATTCTTCGCAAAGAGATGGGCGATCTGCAAGTAGTTGACGGCTTCTGGCAACGGATCGCCTACTTCCCGATTCCACTCACCAAAGCCCCCGTACCTCGGGGGGGTGGAACCTGTAACCTCTCTGGACTCTTGGAAGCCGCTTACCGGAGGTTGGATGAGTATTCTGCTCAAACGTTCTATCTAGATTCTGATGCTAGAAGTCTGTGGAATCAGTGGTGTGAAGAGTGTGAGGATTTGAAGGTCAGGGAATTACACCCGGCAATCCGGGCACTGTACCCCAAGGCAAAGGAAAGGGCTGCCAGAATTGCCCTGGTCATCCACTGTCTAAATGCTGCGATCGCTGGCACTGTTCCAACAGAGAAAATTTCTGCCCAAACCTTGCAGGGGGCGATAGAACTAACCCGTTGGACGTTGGCTCAAACCCGAATGTTGTTTGCTGATTTTGGTCAGGGCGAAAATCCCCAAGCTGTAAAAATTTGTCGTTTTGTCCAGCGTTTTAAGGATTTGGGGTGGATTACAGCAAGGCAAGTAAGCCGATGGCACTATCCCCTAATCTCTGCGAAGGAATCACGGGAATTTATGCAGCGGGTGGTTTTGTTGGAGTATGCCGTCACGAATGGGGAGGAACCTAACTCTAAACAATTCAAAATCAAGATTGTCACTGACAACACTGACAAATCCCCTCAACCCCATACCTTGCAAGGGATAGAAGTCCCTGACAAACCCACTGACAAGTCCCTGACAAACGCTGACAAGTCCCTGACAAACCCCGCGCTACTCACTCACCAGCGGGTGAGTGATGGCGTAGTAGTTGACGATTCCGCTCACGATTTGTCAGGTTTGTCAGGGAATGTCAGTGAGGGTGTCAGGGGGTTTGTCAGTGAGTCGGAAGCCAGTAATGGCAAGGCTTTAGGCCAGTTTGTCAGTGTTGTCAGTGACTTTGGTAAAAAGTGGAATTTCAAAACGGGCGATCGCGTCCGGGTGATTGGCGGGCAGTTCAAGGAAAACTACCGGGGGTTGGTGTTGCCGATCCACCGCATTACATCGGATGGCATTGCTTGCTGCACTCCAGAAGGGCGTTTAACAACCTGGCTTAATCCTCAAGATTTGCAATTAGTGGTAGAGGCTGGATAAATGAGGTTGAAAGCATGGCTGTTAGCTTAGAGTAGAAACGTACTATCCTCTGATCCACGATCCAGAGGGGGATTTATGGCTGGGGTGGATCAGAGGTCAAGCGGAAGAAGTCTCATAAATTTGTGCTCAGGCGAGAGGAGTTCCCACAATGGTTGCGAGTGCTGAAGTTTGTCGGATGAATGGAGCCAAGTCACGTGGCCCGGTGAGTGAAAGGGGAAAGATGATTTCCGCTCGCAATGCCACCAAACATGGGTTACTGGCTGAAAAACCTCCGATTCTGGCCACTGAAGATTTAGCAACGTTTCAAGGATTGATGCAAAGCTTGGTTGACACCTATCAACCAGAAGGGGCGGTGGAATGGCATTTGGTTCAGACCATTGCCATGTGCATCCAGCGTCAAAACCGTTTGTGGGTGGCTGAGGCGGCTTTGGGTAATGCTCAAGTTTTGCCTGCTGTCAGCAAGCCCTATACCGATGAGAAGTATCCTGCTCTCAAGCTACCCCAGACGGATGAACGGTGGAGTAGCTATCATCCAGCCAATCTGAATACAGAACGGGAAGTCTTGACCAGGTTTGTTGAGAAGAATCCGTTAGAAAACATTCCAACCGAAATCCGTTCTAAGTATTTTGCAGATAGCTGGACGGATTGGGTTGAGGTCACCCAAAAACAATTGAAGCGGTTAGATGATGAGTATCCGACTGATGGCATACCAGGGAAACCGAGGGATCTTCTAGGCACGATAAAACTGGATTTATATACCGATCTCTATCTACGGTGGGTTTGGGATCTCTATGCTGCACACCATCCGTTTGCTGTATGTTGGCTCTATGCTAAGTGCCTAGATCCTAATAAGCCTCCAACCTCCAAGGGGTGTCTACAGTTCTATCTGGAGAAGCATCACACAATTCTGGAGTACTGCCAGAAGCGGATCGACCAGATTGAACAGATTGAGCAGGAGATGCAGCAAGAGCGCGATCGCTACCAGCAGGATTTAGCCGCCTATCAAGCTCTAACGGCTAACCCTATCCCTCAACAGGTGGCGTTGCTGAGTCGGTATGAATCCCACATCTCTACGCAGTTAGAGCGGAGTCTGAATCAGCTTCAGATGGTGCAGAAGGAACGGAAGAAGGCGGGTTCCATGGGTTCGTTTGGTCAGAATTAGGACTCACTATACTGCGCTGTAGTTGTACCTTTCGAGCAATTTGTAGACATCTCTAAAAAGATTCCATTTAATGGAACTAGGTGATTTCTCAGATGTATGCTGAGTCTGATTACACTTCTAACCTATGAGCCATTCTCCGAATGAAGCCCAAACCCGCAAGGAATTGATTGACCCAAAATTGATTGCAGCAGGATGGGATATTGATCCTACCCATGGGCAAGTCAGGTTTGAAATTCCTGTAGATGGGTATGATGCGGAACCCTGGAATGGGGTAACAGACTACTGCCTCTACCGTTCCAATGGGGAAGTGATCGCGGTTGTAGAAGCGAAGAAACAGAGCCGTGATCCACGGGTGGCAGAGCAGCAGGTGCGGCATTATGTGACGGAAATAGCGAAGCATCAGAGCTTTCAGCCCTTTGCTTTTTTGACTAATGGCAGAGAAACCTATTTCTGGGATGTTGATCGCGAAACTAAACGCCAGGTGGCGGGCTTCTTCTCGCTGTCAGATCTGGAGAACCTGCTCTATCTGAGCCAAAACAAGATTGCGCTGCAAACCTTGGGGGTGAACATCGCGATCGCTGGACGAGCGTATCAGCAGGAAGCGATCCGGCGAGTTTGTGAGCGGTTTGATGGAGGGTTTCGTCAGAAGTGGCAGAATTGGAGAAACTACTGGAGGGATAGGCAAAATGGTTGCAACCGTAAAAAGCCTGACGCTGGAGGAGTTTTTAGAACTTCCAGAGACGAAACCCGCATCCGAGTTTATTGATGGACAAGTGAGCCAGAAGCCCATGCCCCAGGGAGAACATAGTACGCTTCAGAGTGAATTGTGCGATCGCATCAACCAGGTCACAAAAGCCCCCAAGCTTGCCTATGCCTTTCCAGAACTGCGCTGCACGTTTGGCGGAGCTTCCGTTGTACCGGATGTTGCCATATTTCGATGGGAGCGCATTCCCCGCACCGAAGCCGGGAGGGTTGCTAATCGCTTTAACCTCCAGCCTGATTGGGCGATCGAAATCCTTTCACCCGACCAGAGCCAAACCAAAGTCTTAGGCAATTTACTCCACTGTTCTCAGCACGGCACAGAACTCGGTTGGCTGCTAGATCCAGCAGAAGCAAGCATTTTGATAGTCTTTGGCGATCAGAGGGTGCAATTGCTGAGTGGCGATCGCCCCCTCCCGATTCTCGACGGCATTCCATTATCCTTATCAGTAGAACAGGTGTTTGGTTGGTTGAGTTTATGAGAAGCCTGATGAAATATGCAGTGGTGATTGAAAAAGGAGTCACAAGCTATGGAGCCTATATTCCCGATTTGCCGGGGTGCGTGGCAGTAGGGGAGACATTGGAAGAGGTGAGGAGACTGATTCAAGAAGCGATCGCATTCCATCTGGAAGGATTACAGGAAGACGGTGAATCAATTCCTGAACCTGTTTCGATTTGTGAGTATGTTGAAGCTTGTTGAGTATGCAGACGAGATGAAAGTGAATTATTTAACAATTCGGGATTGTGTCCAAAAAACTCAGCAGTGTGATCCTGTAAAACTGAATCGTGAGTCAATAACCTATATCGATATTTCCTCTATCGACAGACAAACAAAAAAGATAGTAGAACCTCAATATATTATTCCAAGTGAAGCCCCAAGTCGAGCCAGGAAACGTATCTACAAGGACGATATTCTGGTTTCAACTGTTCGACCAAATTTGAACTCTGTTGCTTTCGTCTCCAATCAATTTGATGATCAAATCGCATCAACTGGATTTTGTGTACTTCGCTCTAATCCAAAAATCATCAATCCTATTTATCTATTCTATTTCACCCAAACCAATCAGTTTGTTGAGAGATTAACAAAATTATCTATAGGTGCAGGATATCCTGCTGTTTCTGATGAAGACATTCTAGATTCCGAAATACCTTTGCCACCGATCGCAGAACAAAAACGAATTGCATCGATCGCCCAGAAATGCGATCGCCTCCGCCGCACCCGCCGCTACACCCAACAACTGAGCGATAGCTATTTGCGATCGGTCTTCCTTGAAATGTTTGGTGATTTTCTTGAACTAAATGTCAACTCTAAATTTGGAGATGTTCTAGAAATACCTCTGAACAATGGAGTTTTTGAGAAGAATGAGAAGTATAGTTTTGGAACTCCTGTAATTTGGGTGGATGATCTCTATCATACGATTTCAATAGATACATCCAAATTACGTAGAGCAAAACTAGATGATAAATCAGTAGATAAATACGAGGTGTTAGAAGGCGATTTATTATTCACTCGATCCTCCTTGGTTAGAGAAGGGACTGGGCAAATTAATATCGTTCCTTCTCTCAAAGAAAGAACTACTTTTGAATGTCATACTATTCGAGCACGTGTTGAAAAAAGAATAGTTAATCCCTATTACATTCTCGGACTTTATAGAAGTTCCTATGGTAGAAATCTAATCATGAATAGGGCTAATACTGCGACAATGACAACTATTGGACAAGAGGCAATTGCAGAACTTCTATGTCCCATACCACCTCTTCCCCTCCAAGAAAAATTTGCTCAAATTGTCCACCGGTTTGAGCGGCTGCGGATACAGCAACGGGAGGGCGATCGGCAGGCAGAACATTTATTTCAAACCGTTCTTCACCGTGCCTTCCGGGGTGAGTTGTAGTCCTAAGCATGAAGTGACCCAATACTGTCTTTGCCATGACAATCACCTCTTTTAGCGCATGGTACGATGTTAGATATATATAACATCCATGCCTAAAAACCGCTAAAAACGCATGAACTCTGTTAACCTGATCCGTGCCTTTCGGGAGCAAGCAGGACTCTCTCAAGAACAACTGGGAGAGGCGATTGGTGTTACCCGACAAACGATCGCCGCCTGGGAAACGGGCGATCGAGAACCTTCCCTTGCTCAACTCACCAAGATTGCGAAGCGGTTGGGTGTATCAACGGATCTGTTGCTGGCAACGAATTCTGATGGAGCAGCCTACTCATCAGAGATTGGGTTATTGTTTCGCGCAGACGAACCCGCTGCCCTCACCCCAACTTTGCGGAGCCTGTTGACCCAAAAGGCTATCGATTATGCCGCGATCGAGCAATTATTGGGTGAGTTACCAGCCCTGCCAGAGCAACGTCCCCTCAAGGAGTACAAAGAATATGCGGTTGAAGAAGTCGCCAAAGAAATTCGCCAATGGTTAGGTTTAAGCGAATCAACGCCGATCGGGGATGTGTTTGCCCTATTAGAAGCCAAGGGATTGAAGATCCTGCTACATCCTCTGCCTAACGATATCTCCGGTTTCTCTGCCTATACGGATGAACTGGGAGCCGTGATTTTTGTGAACTCGATTCATCCCACCGAGAGACAATTCTTTACGGTTCTTCACGAGCTTGCCCACCTCATCTTTCATCGTCAGGAATACAAAGCTTCATCCGAACCACTAACCCAAACCGCAGGCAAAGATCCACGGGAAAAATCTGCCGACCATTTAGCAGGAGCGGTTTTACTCTCAGAAGATATCCTTCGTAAAGAGCTACACGCCTATCGCGATCGCTGGATTCCAGAACCCCTTCTGGCAGACCTCAAATGTCGATACAACGTCAGCCTCATCACGATTCTGATCCGTGCTGGTCAACTCAGTTTTATCAACAAAAAGCAAGTTGGGCAGCAGATAGGGGTGCTCAAAAAGAAATATCCCGATCGTGAGCAGCCTACCCTACCCGAACCTTCTTGTCTGAATCGGCTACAACGTCTCACTTACCTGGCACTGTTAGAAGAGGAGATCACCACCTCTAGAGCCGCAGAAGTCCTTGGAGAAAGTCTTACTGCGGTGCGCCAAGAATTGCGACGGTGGACGGAGGAGAACGGGAATTGACCTTTTTAGTCGATGCTAATGTTCTGATTGATCTAGGCTTTGTAGAGGGGCTAGACGTATTACCAGCGTTGGGAACAGCCCAAGTTCTGGATGTTGTCTTGTTAGAGTGCGAGGAACCTCCCGACTTGGCAGACAACATTCGACAAGCTGGCATTCAGGAAATTGAGGCAAAGCAAGAGTGGGTAAAGGCTGCTCTACTTTACAAGACAGGACGCTTGAGTTTGCCCGATGTCTTAAACCTCTACTACGCGAAAACCGTTGGATGCACCTTGCTAACCAATGAAAAGCCCTTACGAAAGCTCTGCCAGCAGGAGCAAGTGCCCTTTCATGGTCTACTCTGGATCATCGAGCAAGCCTACCAGCTAAAGCTGAGAACTGCTGACCAACTGTGTGTCTGGCTCATCACGCTTGAGCAAGTGGGCAGCCGTCTGCCAACAGTGGAAGTAGCCCAATTGCGTCAATACTTAGGTTGCTAGAACCTACAACTAGAAAAGCGCATCTAATCCGATCGCCTGATTACCTTCTTAGATTGAAACAAGCAGAGGCGAAAAGCGCGATCGACTCCAAGCAACCCCAAACGCAATTCAAGACCTGTCCAGCTTTCTGGACAAACATATTACCTGATGGGCGACTATTTCTGGGCTAACGGTTTTACGTCGTTTTGAGCCACTCAAAATTTCAACTATACTGCGTTAGCTCATAGACTTGGGATTTTTGGGGGTGTGGGGGTGGTGCCCCAGCCAGGGGTTCCACCCCTGCACCCCTCCTACAAAATCCTTAAATTTATGTCCTGGCAAGGTATATTCAAACCTTCGTCACGAGAAATCAAGGGTTTCAGACTTTTAGTTGCACATCGCGTTATTTTAATCTTGCTTTAACTTCATTGTGTGTCTGTTCATAGAGAATTGGCATGAATGCCTTCTGCTTTTAGGAGCAATTTTCATGAACATCACGATGTATCAAGCATCTGTTCCTCCCCTCATGCACACACTAACTAATCTCATTGCGATTCTAGAGAAGGGAGCTGCACATGCCGAAGAGAAGAAAATTGCCCCATCGGTATTGCTGGATAGCCGCCTCTATCCCGATATGTTCCCACTAGTACGACAGGTGCAGATCGCCTCTGATATCGCTCGCAGAGGAGCGGCGCGACTAGCAGGGTTAGTAGCACCTGATATGCCAGACATCGAAACAACCTTTTCAGAACTCATCACACGGCTTCAGCAGACCATTGCCTATCTGAAAACTTTGACAGCAGAGCAGATTGATGGCTCAGAGACGCGGTCAATCTCCCTACCGGTAGGCGAAGAAACGATGGTATTTGATGGCTTGCCATATCTCCTCTACTTTGTTTTGCCCAATGTCTATTTTCATGTCACAACCGCATATGACATCCTCAGGCATTCTGGCGTAGAACTAGGCAAACGAGATTTTCTCGGCAGCCCAAAATAAAACCAGAGGGGATTTCAGGGGTCGGGGTCTTTACTTTGGGAAGGTTATAGAACCGACATATCCTGGACTAACTGTTAGGTACGCAACGCGGAGCAAAATGAGGTTGCTTTTCCTATCACTGAATAACACAGAGCGATACTCGCCATACTGTCCTGACTTAACCCCAGTGATGAACTCAACCGTAGCGGTGATGGGTGCAACGACTTTAGACATGGTTCTAACCTTCTTGTTGTGCAGTGACTCAGTGAGGCGGTAGAGGGGATGAAGGCATCCCCAGATAGGTTTAGAACTCGTCTGGTTCAGGCATCCACCAAGTGACAAACTGCCAGT of the Neosynechococcus sphagnicola sy1 genome contains:
- a CDS encoding restriction endonuclease subunit S; this encodes MLKLVEYADEMKVNYLTIRDCVQKTQQCDPVKLNRESITYIDISSIDRQTKKIVEPQYIIPSEAPSRARKRIYKDDILVSTVRPNLNSVAFVSNQFDDQIASTGFCVLRSNPKIINPIYLFYFTQTNQFVERLTKLSIGAGYPAVSDEDILDSEIPLPPIAEQKRIASIAQKCDRLRRTRRYTQQLSDSYLRSVFLEMFGDFLELNVNSKFGDVLEIPLNNGVFEKNEKYSFGTPVIWVDDLYHTISIDTSKLRRAKLDDKSVDKYEVLEGDLLFTRSSLVREGTGQINIVPSLKERTTFECHTIRARVEKRIVNPYYILGLYRSSYGRNLIMNRANTATMTTIGQEAIAELLCPIPPLPLQEKFAQIVHRFERLRIQQREGDRQAEHLFQTVLHRAFRGEL
- a CDS encoding DUF1993 domain-containing protein, giving the protein MNITMYQASVPPLMHTLTNLIAILEKGAAHAEEKKIAPSVLLDSRLYPDMFPLVRQVQIASDIARRGAARLAGLVAPDMPDIETTFSELITRLQQTIAYLKTLTAEQIDGSETRSISLPVGEETMVFDGLPYLLYFVLPNVYFHVTTAYDILRHSGVELGKRDFLGSPK
- a CDS encoding Arm DNA-binding domain-containing protein; the encoded protein is MTIGPKKRRQAARGTVRVDECNGSLRLVWSYGGKRYFFSLGLNDSPYHRKLAQDKALEIQRDIGIGEFDPSLEKYRKKLQEKGLAAVEAVTVIKPVTLSQLWEMYVAHVSVGKSPKTIDGTYNPVTAHLKRCKTDGLEDPAKFRMELLQTTTTGQARRTLMQLAAVVDWGLEHDRIPTRKNQFRTMYRELPKAKAPPVVAFSSEEMEQIIQAFKTHQGSGMNYQCYAPFVEFLLRSGCRTCEAIGLRWGSVTPDCAKIHFHESIVEVSGKLVRRRETKTDEERWFSCPPKLQHLLQNVRPENPASDALVFSSPKGGAIGLSNFNDRAWKTILTQLGLYEKDGRKMTLYSTRRTWITAQAVAGNSSDRIAAWAGNSAQVIESRYMDKLKLQNLKPSDI
- a CDS encoding type II toxin-antitoxin system HicB family antitoxin, encoding MKYAVVIEKGVTSYGAYIPDLPGCVAVGETLEEVRRLIQEAIAFHLEGLQEDGESIPEPVSICEYVEAC
- a CDS encoding Uma2 family endonuclease, with translation MSQKPMPQGEHSTLQSELCDRINQVTKAPKLAYAFPELRCTFGGASVVPDVAIFRWERIPRTEAGRVANRFNLQPDWAIEILSPDQSQTKVLGNLLHCSQHGTELGWLLDPAEASILIVFGDQRVQLLSGDRPLPILDGIPLSLSVEQVFGWLSL
- a CDS encoding helix-turn-helix domain-containing protein, with the translated sequence MNSVNLIRAFREQAGLSQEQLGEAIGVTRQTIAAWETGDREPSLAQLTKIAKRLGVSTDLLLATNSDGAAYSSEIGLLFRADEPAALTPTLRSLLTQKAIDYAAIEQLLGELPALPEQRPLKEYKEYAVEEVAKEIRQWLGLSESTPIGDVFALLEAKGLKILLHPLPNDISGFSAYTDELGAVIFVNSIHPTERQFFTVLHELAHLIFHRQEYKASSEPLTQTAGKDPREKSADHLAGAVLLSEDILRKELHAYRDRWIPEPLLADLKCRYNVSLITILIRAGQLSFINKKQVGQQIGVLKKKYPDREQPTLPEPSCLNRLQRLTYLALLEEEITTSRAAEVLGESLTAVRQELRRWTEENGN
- a CDS encoding DUF3987 domain-containing protein, coding for MGNRELATVHLTELGYKPGETVFLRFFLDKSNPQKADDQGRKAEGVFPDLPWQLIETYQAQSYGVYFVVNAGGQTDQDVQCCRAIFYEHDNLDKALSASMHKELELPEPTIQVDTGGKSVHSYWLLKEPCPVQDWRALQTDLLEFADGDRQLKNPSRVMRLAGFIHPGTGQQATIINQSGQRYSIEQLRAIVPTTKQLVSVVAVPASTTDAEIQRALAAIPRRIANSGTYHLYRNSLWGLKAHYGAEQAIAMMEAHSPSKECGWNVAQVCRSGGDRITLGSLFYHAQQHGFKFTGKAEISPHQQGQGKPSPSKQSENELEMEDPVTAEDVQAILTETGSQPDLGFIHPHLLIPLLHRAKLLNVPVECFVGAILPVAASLLKVGTQLCLWQATDWYVPPILWTALVGESGTLKSPVWDTAMNPLYALQAFWDVLHQAAVEKFEAELEAWEKSKKEDRGKKPKAPAARELYFQDATLEAIAQSVSTYPENGTVCSVDELTQFSKGFDAYRNGRGGDRAKWLSAYDGKGLKVNRKGGTRISLQRSSISLSGGIQPAILRKEMGDLQVVDGFWQRIAYFPIPLTKAPVPRGGGTCNLSGLLEAAYRRLDEYSAQTFYLDSDARSLWNQWCEECEDLKVRELHPAIRALYPKAKERAARIALVIHCLNAAIAGTVPTEKISAQTLQGAIELTRWTLAQTRMLFADFGQGENPQAVKICRFVQRFKDLGWITARQVSRWHYPLISAKESREFMQRVVLLEYAVTNGEEPNSKQFKIKIVTDNTDKSPQPHTLQGIEVPDKPTDKSLTNADKSLTNPALLTHQRVSDGVVVDDSAHDLSGLSGNVSEGVRGFVSESEASNGKALGQFVSVVSDFGKKWNFKTGDRVRVIGGQFKENYRGLVLPIHRITSDGIACCTPEGRLTTWLNPQDLQLVVEAG
- a CDS encoding type I restriction endonuclease — protein: MSHSPNEAQTRKELIDPKLIAAGWDIDPTHGQVRFEIPVDGYDAEPWNGVTDYCLYRSNGEVIAVVEAKKQSRDPRVAEQQVRHYVTEIAKHQSFQPFAFLTNGRETYFWDVDRETKRQVAGFFSLSDLENLLYLSQNKIALQTLGVNIAIAGRAYQQEAIRRVCERFDGGFRQKWQNWRNYWRDRQNGCNRKKPDAGGVFRTSRDETRIRVY